Below is a window of Cytophaga hutchinsonii ATCC 33406 DNA.
CACCTAAGGTTACTTCTGTAATGGATTCGCCAACGGTTGGTATTTTAACTTCTACCGGTGCTGCATTAGATGCTGCCGGAGCTGGTGCTGCCGGAGTAGCCGCTGGCGCTGCTGCAGGAGCTGCATTTGCTGCCGGTTTGGCAGCGGCAGAACCTGCACCTTCTTCGATGGAACAGATAACAGTGCCAATTGCTACTGTATCGCCTTCCTTCGCGTTTAATTTTAAGATACCTGATTTCTCAGCATTTAATTCAAACGTTGCTTTGTCTGATTCGATCTCGCAAATCAATTCGTTTACATCTACAAACTCTCCATCTTTTTTATTCCATCTTCCGATGGTTACTTCTGTGATGGATTCACCTACTGTAGGTACTTTTACTTCAAATGCCATAATTCAATGTTTCAATAAAAATTCTTTTAATTATTTAATTAGATAAGTATAAGCTTATCGGATATTCATTTTTTCGATCTTCTCAGCAAAGGCACGTTTCACAAGCTCTGCCTGCTTTTCGTTGTGTGCTTTTAAATAACCTACTGCCGGAGAAGATGCTTCATCACGGGCGATAACTTCGATACCTGTATTGTTCATCAAATACATTCTACGTAAGATGTAACCCCACGCGCCCATGTTATATGGTTCTTCCTGTACCCAAACATATTCTGCACCTTTGTATTTCTCAAATACAGCAGCCATTTGTTTTTCAGGATATGGATATAATTGCTCGATACGAACAATCGCAACATCATTACGCTTCGCATTTTTTTGTTCTTCAAACAGATCGTAATACACTTTACCTGTACAGAACAATACACGTTTTACTTTTTTAGCATCTACGTTTGCATCGTCGATCACTTCCTGGAAACGTCCGCTTGTAAATTCTTTTAAGTCAGAAACAACCAACGGGTGTCTTAATAAAGACTTCGGTGCCATGTTGATCAACGGCTTACGGAATTCCCACTTCAGCTGTCTGCGTAGTGCATGGAACATGTTTGCAGGCGTTGTGATGTTTGTAACGATGATGTTGTTGTTCGCACACAATCCTAAGAAACGCTCTAAACGTGCTGAAGAGTGCTCCGGACCTTGTCCTTCATAACCGTGCGGCAATTGCATTACCAAGCCGTTCTGACGCTGCCACTTCGTTTCACCTGAAGTAACAAACTGATCAATCATAACCTGTGTGCCGTTTGCAAAGTCCCCAAACTGTGCTTCCCAAATTACAAGAGCACTTGGGTTTGCCATTGCATAACCGTATTCAAAACCTAACACACCATATTCAGATAATAAGGAGTTATAGATACGGAAACGTTTCTGGTTATCTGAAATGTGATTTAAGCTGTAGTATGGTTCGTTTGTTTCAGCATCTTTCAATACCGCATGACGGTGAGAGAAAGTACCGCGCTGAACATCCTGGCCGCTGAAGCGAACAATTTTCTTTTCTAATAATAATGAACCGTATGCAAGTAATTCTGCCGTTGCCCAGTTCACAATTTTTGTATCCTGGAATTGTTCTTTACGGTCTTTTAATAATTTTTCAATTTGTTTCAACGGTTTGAAATCTGCCGGAATATCTGTGATCGCCTTTCCTACTTTATCAATTACTTCTTGTGTAATTGATGTATCGGGCGATTGATCAAAATCTTCTTTTGTCGCCTTGCGAAGTTCCGTCCACTCTTTTTCCATTTTCTGTAAGGAATATGGAAGCGGTTTTTGCTTCACCTGGTTCAGACGATCCTGCAACATGTCTCTGAATTCGCGATCCATGTTCTTAGCAATCTCAGCATCTACATCACCGCGTTCAATCAATTTCTGATTGTATAATTCACGTGGGTTTGCGTGGCGGGAAATTACATTGTATAATTTTGGTTGTGTGAACTTAGGTTCATCACTCTCGTTGTGACCGTGGCGACGGTAGCACACCATATCAATGAAAATATCTTCGTTGAATTTTTGTCTGTATTCAGCCGCTAAACGCATGCAGAACGTCACCGCTTCCGGATCATCACCATTTACGTGCATTACAGGCGCATCAACAATTTTAGCAACATCCGTACAATAGATCGAAGAACGTGCGTCTTCAAAATCCGTTGTAAAACCAACCTGGTTGTTAATTACAAAGTGAATGGTACCGCCAGTCTGGTAACCGGCAAGTTTACTCATCTGTACAATTTCATACACAATACCCTGTGCCGCAACCGCTGCATCACCGTGTATCAATACAGGCAATACTTTTTTATAATCGTAGCCATACAAACGATCTCCTTTAGCACGTACAAATCCCAATACCACAGGATCTACCGCTTCCAGGTGAGAAGGGTTCGGCATTAATTTCAAATTGATCTTCTGACCTTTTGGTGTAACCACTTCGCTTGAATACCCCATGTGGTATTTCACGTCGCCGTCACCCATGGTCATATCCGGCTTGATATTTCCTTCGAACTCGTTAAAGATCTGTTCGTAGGTTTTACCCATGATGTTTGCCAATACGTTCAAACGGCCACGGTGAGCCATACCGATCACTACTTCTTCAACACCAAGTTCGGCACTGGCAGTAATCATTTTATCCAATGCAGGAATCGTAGTTTCACCACCTTCAAGAGAGAAACGTTTCTGACCTACATATTTTGTATGAAGAAAGTTTTCGAAAACAACCGCTTCATTCAGTTTAGAAAGAATGCGTTTCTTTTCGTCTAATGTTAAATTATGCGCAAGCGATTCTTTTTCGATCTTGTTACGTAACCACGCCAGTTTTTCCGGCTTACGGATATACATATATTCAAAACCGATCGCACCTTCGTAGATGAATTTTAATGTCTCTACAATTTTACGAAGTGAGGCAGCACCGATACCGATTTCGTTCCCTGCTTCAAACACCACATCCAGATCTGCATCCGTAAGTCCAAAGTCTGTAAGCTCCAACAACGGCTTGCGGTCCTTACGCTCACGTACCGGGTTGGTTTTAGATCTTAAGTGACCTCTGCTTCTATAGGCGTGTATCAAATAGTGTACACGTACTTCTTTTTCTGAAACGGTTGTTGCCGGGCTTGATGCAACCGCTGCTACACCATTGCCAGAAGGAGCTTCAGCGCTCCCGCCGTTTGTTGCACCTTTTTCGCCGTATTTCTGCAGAGAGAAATTGTATCCTTCAAAAAATTTCTGCCAGGTTTCATCTACCGATGAAGGATCTTTGCGGTAAGATTGATACATCTCATCTACGTATGAGATTTCTGCATTTGACACGTATGAATAATTATCCATGGTTGACTTTTTACGATTAAGTTGATACAAAGGTAATAAAATGGCAAAATGTTCATAACCTTATATTCGAATATTCAAATGTATATTAATTTTCAACAAGTTAATTAACTATTTATAAAATGAAAAAAGTCCCTTAAACCTTAAATTTTAAACTTATATCTCAAAAACTTACCTCTTTTTATGTAAACATTGGATAAAAAGACATCCATTTATTGAACTTAATCGTTAAATTGTTTGACTGAATGAATAAATTTTTAATATGGCCTTAGTTCAATTTTCCGGTATTCTTGAACGTAAACGTGCTGCGCATTTATTGCGTCGCATCACTTTTGGACCAAACAAAGGAGAAATAGATACGTTTTCTTCGCTCACTCCGGCAGCTGCCTTAACCCTGTTATTTACAGATACAGCTGAACCACAACCACCGGTTGATCTTAAAACGGGCACAACCTGGGTAACTGCTCCTTCAACCGCAGCGAACAGTACAGATGCCGTGCTGCAGGAATACTTCAAAGGCTGGTGGCTTAAACAGATGCTGGCGCAGGATATTTCTTCAGCAAACAGGCTTCCGGCAATGGTACGGGAAAAGATCGTATTTTTTCTGCACACGCATTTAACTACCATACAGGAAGTAGTGGGTAACAGCCGGGCTTTATATTTCCAGAATGTTTTGTTCCGGAAATATGCGCTGGACGGCAGTAAACCGGCTTTGATTAATTTAAAGGAATTAACAAAAAAGGTAAGTATTGACAATGCCATGCTGATCTTACTGGATGGCAAATTAAATGTGAAAGGTGACCCGAATGAAAATTTCGGAAGGGAACTGATTGAATTATACACGCTGGGAAAAGGTTTACAGGGAAATATTCCTCCCTCAACCGTTCAGGGCGATTATATTTATTATACCGAACAGGATGTTAAAGCTGCGGCGTTGGTTATGTCTGGCTGGGACACAAATACAACCTTCACTACACTTGATGCAGACACGGGCCTTCCAAGAGGCAAGGCTAAAACTAATGCCACAACAATTGCTACGCAGCATGACAACAGTGTTAAACAGTTCAGTGCACGTTTTAACAACGCTACCATTACGCCCAACCCTGCTTTACTAAGCAGCGGACAGGCAACGGAAGCAAGTATGATCGATGAGATCAGCCAGCTGGTGGATCTGATTTATTCTCAGGCGGAATGTCCGAAAAATATCTGCCGCAAAATTTATCGCTTCTTTATTTACCACGAAATAGATGCAACAATAGACGCTACCATCATTTCGGAGCTTGCAGCAACGTTTGTAGCGAATGGATACAAGATTGAACCGGTAATAAAAGAATTGCTGGGTAGCCAGTATTTTTATGATCTGATGGATGCTTCGGTTGATAACGACAAGTTCGGTGCTATTATTAAATCACCGCTGGAACTTGTTACAGAAACGCTCAGCTTCTTCGAATATAGCTTACCCGCGCAATTGGATGCGTATTACAAAACAACGGATAATCTATTCACCCAATTACGGATCATGGGAATGAATTTCATGAACCCGATAGATGTTTCCGGCTTTGATGCATACCATCAATATCCAATGTTTAACAGAGCATGGATCTCAACCAATGCATTAAACAGAAGATATAATTTTATTTTTTTAAGCATGACTACCGACAACATGATGATGGATGGCGCCATAAACATTGATCTGTATGCATATATGAAACTCAGGTTCGGATCTGTTGCAGCAGATCCGGATGCTTTTATCCGTGAACTGATTTCATATCTGTTTCCGCTTTCACAGGAAATAACTGAAATAACAACAGAGCGTCTGAATTATTTCAAACAACAGTTCTTTCAGTTAGGGGAAGCGCTGCCGCAAGGCCCGCTTGTATTCTGGCAGTTCAGCTGGGCAAATGGAGATACGGTCCCTGCAAGTAAAACAGATGCACGGGGCATGTTACAGGACCTCGTAAACGCACTCTTACAGTCACCGGAATTTCAACTTCATTAATTCAGTAATGGTATGAAAAGAAGAGATTTTTTAACAAAACTCCCTGCACTGGCATTGCCGTTTGTAATCAATGGTACATACTTCAACATACTGGCAGATACATTGTCGCCCTTACAGCGTCTGGCAGCTAACTGCCCCAACGACCGGGTACTGATTATTTTACAGCTGCATGGCGGTAATGATGGTATCAATATGCTGTTACCTGTTTCTGACTATGACCGCTATTATAATGTCCGCGCCAACATTGCTATTCCGGATAAAGGCGCGCGGGCTTTTATCCGATTGGATAGTACGCTTGCCAATACAGACCAGATTGGCCTGCACCCGGATATGGTTGGCGTGAAAAGTATGTATGATCAGGGTCTGGTACGCATGATCCAGGGTGTATCGTATGAGAATCACAACCAATCACACTTCAGAGGCCGGGATATATTATTTATGGGTGGCGGCTCCTCTGATTATTTAACATCCGGCTGGGCAGGCAGGTATTTAAAAAATAATTACGCGCCCGATGTGTATCCTGCTGATTTTCCGAATGCAAACATGCCGGATCCATTGGCATTGGAGTTCAATGATGATCTCTCGCTTGTGTTCCATCAGGACGATAATATCCCAACATCCATAGCGATAGATGACCCGGAATCTTTTTTTGATCTGGTTGATACCCTGCCTGGATACAATGATAAGCCGGGGATAGATGCACGCGGTATCCCGCCAGCGTCTGTAGCTAATTCTCCGTATGGAAAAGAAATGAACTGGATTCTTAATCTGGAAGAAAAATCAGATGAATACCACAGCCGCATTCTTCAGGTATACAATAAAGGAAAAGCAACAGACCCGAATATTTCGTATCCGGTTTCTTATCCGCTCAACGCGCCGAAACAACGTGTTAAAAATCCGCTTTCAGCAAAATTAAAAATTATTGCCAATCTGATCCAGGGCGGATCGAAAACAAAAATTTATCTGATCCGCATGGGCGGATTTGATACGCACGCGCAACAGGTTGAAACAACCAGTGCAACGATGGGTAATCATGCCGCCTTGATGTATCACATCTCTTCAGCCATGCGTGCTTTCCAGGATGATCTGAAAGCACGGAGTATCGATGAACGTGTATTAACTATGACAACATCTGAATTCGGCAGAAGAATTTATTCAAACGGAAGTTATGGTACCGATCACGGTATAGGTGCGCCAATGATGCTCTTTGGTAAAGGTGTTGTACCAGGCTTGTCGGGCACAAACCCGGACTTAACGCAGGACAATGTAGCCATGCAGTTTGATTACAGACAGGTGTATGCAAGTATTCTTAAAGACTGGATGTGTGTGGACGCAAGTCTTGTTGATAATGAGTTTGGCATTCTTTGGGGGAACTATCCCGGAAGAGGTACAACACTGCCTATTATAAATAATAATTTAATTTCCAGTGTAAATGATTTCGTGCGCGATAGATTTTACATGAATAATTGTTATCCCAATCCGGCAGTCAATTTTACCGATATTACATTTTATATTAACACCAGTTGCGTTGTTACCATATCCTTGCACGATAGTACCGGCAAGCTGATAAAAAATATTGTTTCTGAAACCTATCCTGTGGGTGAAAGTAAAGTCTCTGTAGATTTGCGGGAAATAAAAGCCGGCATGTATTTCTACCAGATTGAAACGTCTTACTTTAAAGATGCCAAGAAAATTGTTATTCAAAAATAGTGTATGCAAAAACAGTTATTCAATACATGCATTTTTATTTTTTCCCTGTGTGCATGGACATACTCCTATCAAGCACACGCACAGGTTCACCGAAAAAAATCAGCACATGCGAGCGGCTTGCCCACAAATAATTTTGAAAAAACACAATTCTATATTGGTATTCGCGGAGGCCTGAATCTCACGAAAGTACGTATCATTAATAGTTATTCTTCTTTTGTATCTCCTACAGATCCTGCTGAAGACTATAAAAAAACATATACCGATTATACAACTCCGGCTGGCTCTTTTGGACTGGAATTTTCTTTTTCGTATCAGAAATTTACCGCAAGCTTTCAGCCTAATTACAGAAGACAAACATACAGTTATTCCAATACGTATGAATGGCATGATGCAAACAACGTACAAAATTATTTGCAGCTTACGTATAATCAAAAAACGCAGCTGGATTATATTGAATTTCCGTTGTTCATCCGGTATGATATAATTTCAGGTGCATTCAAACCTTTTGTGCAGGCAGGCTTTTATTATGCTATTTTAAATAGCGCAACAAAACAATTGAATATTGAAGGCGTGGATCATTCAGGCGGCACAAGCCGGAGTTTTACTGAACCGGTTACCATAATCGGAGCCGATGATTTATTTATCAATTCTTCCATAGGTGCGGCGCTTGGTCTGGGTACCAGTTACAAAGTCGGTAACATACGCCTGATCCTTGATGCCACATATCGCATGGGCTTAAATAATATTTCCAATGTACAAAACCGGTATATATCTAATTCGCTTTCCGGCGCGGGTGATGTGTCTGATGATCTGAAATTAAATAACATTACATTTTCATTCGGCTGTTTATTCCCAATGAAATTTTTAATCTCTCCGTCACATAAAGCAGTAGACTAAATGAAACAGGTAATTTTATATATACTTCTTGCTGCAGGCATATTCAGCTGTGATATGAAAAAAAATAAGAACGCCGAACCCTCTGGCTTCTTAAAAATATATAATGAAAATTCTTATTCGAATCAATATACACCGTTAGATATTGAACAGACCTCTGATGAAGGCTTTCTGATTTTAAGCGCTGCCAAAATTGAGATTAGTGCATTCCCTGGTATTTACATTATGAAGATCGATAAAAACGGCAGCGTTCAATCTGCAGAATTATTATCCGACATATACGTAAGTGCGGTGCCTAATTTAATACGCAATGGAAATGAATGTTTTGTGGTATGCATGGACAGACAAAATCTGGGAACATATATTCTTGAAGTTGCTGAATCAGGAAAAACAACAGAGCGTGCATTCGTTGATGTGATGCAATACCCATTATCTGCAGAGCTGGATAATTCGAACGCACAGATAATTATACAGCATTATAATAAAGATGATCTGCAGACATTGGTTACACGTGTTTCCACAACCGGTGCTGTAACCGCGAGCCGTGCATTTGGCATTGGTTCCGGTGATTTTAATGTTGAACAACCTATTATCGATCACCTGACGGGCAATGGAAAAAAATATCCGTTTTTGAATGGCAAACTTTCCGGTAATACATATTATTTTAACGGCTTTTGTAACTATACGCTTTCCCTGTGTATGTTTGATTTTAACTGGAACAATGAAGATGAGCCAGCTGCTGCACAAGGATACAGAGATGAACGTTGTATAAGCAGCGTCGTACCAATGGGCGGAAATAACATTGCAACATCACGGTATGCTTACGGAGATAATTTTATTATTCCTTCTGCAACAGTTCCGGTTACATCTTCCGCTTTTTCTTCCAGCAGCGATATGGAAGGTTTTCTTATTCCTGAATTTATCCGTGATGCACCAATGGCATTAAAGCTACTGTCTTTGAATGGAAGGGAAGTATTGGTCTACGCAAGTACCACAAAAAATGCGCAGGTAGCTTTATTCACATATGATGCCGTAAGCAAACAATTATTAGCTACAAAATATCTTGGTGCAACCAATCCGTATGCGATGGCAAATATTATTCAGACAATTGACGGAGGTATTGCTGTGCTTGCTACTACACAGGTAGCAGGCAGGTTTTCGCGCATCGCTGTTTTTAAATTGTCAAAAGATGAGCTGGGCTGGTGAGCCAGTTGCAACAGATGGTTGACAGTTTACGCGAATAATCTTCTGTACACTATATAAACCCGTTTGCGTAAACGTGCCAAACCTTGGCAAAATAGAGTAAAACCATGGCGAATGGCATAGATAGCACATACATACGCCGTGGTTCGGCACGTTTAAGTGCTTCTCGAAAACTGAATAAAGAAGAAATATCCATTGCACTTAAACTGCCAACCACTTGTAATTGCTTTAATACAGGAACAATCGTATTTTCAAATCAGCTATGGACAAAATCATTTTTCATCCTGAATTTTTTACAGGAACAATATTAAATTGGAACAAACTACTTACACCTGAAAAATATAAACACGTAATATTAGAAGAATTAAAATTTCTGGTTCACTCAAACAAAATAATCTTATATGCTTATTGTATTATGGACAATCATATTCATTTGATTTGGCAGGTCAAAGGAGATACAAATCCATCGATTATCAAAAGAAGTTTTTTTACACCAACCGCACAATATTTTAAAAGAGATCTTAAATTAAATGACCCTAATGTGC
It encodes the following:
- a CDS encoding 2-oxoglutarate dehydrogenase E1 component — translated: MDNYSYVSNAEISYVDEMYQSYRKDPSSVDETWQKFFEGYNFSLQKYGEKGATNGGSAEAPSGNGVAAVASSPATTVSEKEVRVHYLIHAYRSRGHLRSKTNPVRERKDRKPLLELTDFGLTDADLDVVFEAGNEIGIGAASLRKIVETLKFIYEGAIGFEYMYIRKPEKLAWLRNKIEKESLAHNLTLDEKKRILSKLNEAVVFENFLHTKYVGQKRFSLEGGETTIPALDKMITASAELGVEEVVIGMAHRGRLNVLANIMGKTYEQIFNEFEGNIKPDMTMGDGDVKYHMGYSSEVVTPKGQKINLKLMPNPSHLEAVDPVVLGFVRAKGDRLYGYDYKKVLPVLIHGDAAVAAQGIVYEIVQMSKLAGYQTGGTIHFVINNQVGFTTDFEDARSSIYCTDVAKIVDAPVMHVNGDDPEAVTFCMRLAAEYRQKFNEDIFIDMVCYRRHGHNESDEPKFTQPKLYNVISRHANPRELYNQKLIERGDVDAEIAKNMDREFRDMLQDRLNQVKQKPLPYSLQKMEKEWTELRKATKEDFDQSPDTSITQEVIDKVGKAITDIPADFKPLKQIEKLLKDRKEQFQDTKIVNWATAELLAYGSLLLEKKIVRFSGQDVQRGTFSHRHAVLKDAETNEPYYSLNHISDNQKRFRIYNSLLSEYGVLGFEYGYAMANPSALVIWEAQFGDFANGTQVMIDQFVTSGETKWQRQNGLVMQLPHGYEGQGPEHSSARLERFLGLCANNNIIVTNITTPANMFHALRRQLKWEFRKPLINMAPKSLLRHPLVVSDLKEFTSGRFQEVIDDANVDAKKVKRVLFCTGKVYYDLFEEQKNAKRNDVAIVRIEQLYPYPEKQMAAVFEKYKGAEYVWVQEEPYNMGAWGYILRRMYLMNNTGIEVIARDEASSPAVGYLKAHNEKQAELVKRAFAEKIEKMNIR
- a CDS encoding DUF1800 domain-containing protein: MALVQFSGILERKRAAHLLRRITFGPNKGEIDTFSSLTPAAALTLLFTDTAEPQPPVDLKTGTTWVTAPSTAANSTDAVLQEYFKGWWLKQMLAQDISSANRLPAMVREKIVFFLHTHLTTIQEVVGNSRALYFQNVLFRKYALDGSKPALINLKELTKKVSIDNAMLILLDGKLNVKGDPNENFGRELIELYTLGKGLQGNIPPSTVQGDYIYYTEQDVKAAALVMSGWDTNTTFTTLDADTGLPRGKAKTNATTIATQHDNSVKQFSARFNNATITPNPALLSSGQATEASMIDEISQLVDLIYSQAECPKNICRKIYRFFIYHEIDATIDATIISELAATFVANGYKIEPVIKELLGSQYFYDLMDASVDNDKFGAIIKSPLELVTETLSFFEYSLPAQLDAYYKTTDNLFTQLRIMGMNFMNPIDVSGFDAYHQYPMFNRAWISTNALNRRYNFIFLSMTTDNMMMDGAINIDLYAYMKLRFGSVAADPDAFIRELISYLFPLSQEITEITTERLNYFKQQFFQLGEALPQGPLVFWQFSWANGDTVPASKTDARGMLQDLVNALLQSPEFQLH
- a CDS encoding DUF1501 domain-containing protein; this translates as MKRRDFLTKLPALALPFVINGTYFNILADTLSPLQRLAANCPNDRVLIILQLHGGNDGINMLLPVSDYDRYYNVRANIAIPDKGARAFIRLDSTLANTDQIGLHPDMVGVKSMYDQGLVRMIQGVSYENHNQSHFRGRDILFMGGGSSDYLTSGWAGRYLKNNYAPDVYPADFPNANMPDPLALEFNDDLSLVFHQDDNIPTSIAIDDPESFFDLVDTLPGYNDKPGIDARGIPPASVANSPYGKEMNWILNLEEKSDEYHSRILQVYNKGKATDPNISYPVSYPLNAPKQRVKNPLSAKLKIIANLIQGGSKTKIYLIRMGGFDTHAQQVETTSATMGNHAALMYHISSAMRAFQDDLKARSIDERVLTMTTSEFGRRIYSNGSYGTDHGIGAPMMLFGKGVVPGLSGTNPDLTQDNVAMQFDYRQVYASILKDWMCVDASLVDNEFGILWGNYPGRGTTLPIINNNLISSVNDFVRDRFYMNNCYPNPAVNFTDITFYINTSCVVTISLHDSTGKLIKNIVSETYPVGESKVSVDLREIKAGMYFYQIETSYFKDAKKIVIQK
- a CDS encoding outer membrane beta-barrel protein, producing MQKQLFNTCIFIFSLCAWTYSYQAHAQVHRKKSAHASGLPTNNFEKTQFYIGIRGGLNLTKVRIINSYSSFVSPTDPAEDYKKTYTDYTTPAGSFGLEFSFSYQKFTASFQPNYRRQTYSYSNTYEWHDANNVQNYLQLTYNQKTQLDYIEFPLFIRYDIISGAFKPFVQAGFYYAILNSATKQLNIEGVDHSGGTSRSFTEPVTIIGADDLFINSSIGAALGLGTSYKVGNIRLILDATYRMGLNNISNVQNRYISNSLSGAGDVSDDLKLNNITFSFGCLFPMKFLISPSHKAVD
- a CDS encoding transposase; the encoded protein is MDKIIFHPEFFTGTILNWNKLLTPEKYKHVILEELKFLVHSNKIILYAYCIMDNHIHLIWQVKGDTNPSIIKRSFFTPTAQYFKRDLKLNDPNVLEYFKSTQQDRTYHFWERRSLGIDLFTDKVFEQKLDYIHNNPVKANLCEKQEYYKYSSASFYLTGIDYWNMLTHYRG